A portion of the Schistocerca gregaria isolate iqSchGreg1 unplaced genomic scaffold, iqSchGreg1.2 ptg000808l, whole genome shotgun sequence genome contains these proteins:
- the LOC126322418 gene encoding uncharacterized protein LOC126322418, producing the protein MLIACRRRRQTTISHVDSTQEAKCLIITGPCGAGKTQTIRLLVEKNLINNQTTTGIEKCRTFFQCRLMEYHSPVEISINSVGEAYNQDVKATQKSKLEPFFQFLTRSKYPSLPVRFDLPSSSDDGLDSEKSDLHTCVDKVLLVENMPYLHDSNQTRRFQDFILFYLSKSVHYPIVFIISDDRNFKGPSQLRRIFSDHILEHQAVKVVEFNQVSLTTTQKILTKICKAEGLAFTKEYLLSISEMCQGDIRNAILTLQFVSRKTVLKSISLPPPSKKKRQLNQPEPESLIYRDANENPAAQLYHFIGKDPTLALFHCVGKIMYKKRLKNEEISDARIPARELSQHPVIPATSPLYRLPLKASPEAIQDMYKDFRESETFVQFLYENYARFDQNLESVCLASDYLSISDILSKTYADKASLQEYSGLIAMRGILFSHSVPIQKNYQAFVKPQCFGASQKIKENTQLISRAYWSRLGRPFGYAFSREQLCGFPSKKALFTELVPFQGAMFKAKFGSAEAKKSWARADYLLIEEMCCYSVPSPRQALFRSAHQEREDISRPRQILENTPCTSDSLWKIEQSDGKELDEIEDV; encoded by the coding sequence AAGCGAAGTGCTTGATTATCACCGGGCCTTGTGGTGCAGGAAAGACTCAGACAATTCGACTATTGGTTGAGAagaatttgattaataatcagacgACAACGGGTATAGAGAAGTGCCGTACTTTTTTCCAGTGCAGGCTGATGGAGTATCATAGTCCGGTAGAGATTTCTATTAATTCTGTAGGAGAGGCGTACAACCAGGATGTCAAGGCGACTCAGAAAAGCAAATTAGAGCCCTTTTTTCAATTTTTAACTCGTTCAAAATATCCATCTCTTCCTGTACGATTTGATCTTCCTTCATCGTCGGACGACGGATTGGACAGCGAAAAATCTGATTTGCATACGTGTGTAGATAAGGTCCTTTTGGTTGAGAATATGCCTTATCTACACGATTCGAACCAAACACGAAGGTTTCAAGATTTTATTCTTTTCTATTTGTCCAAATCTGTTCACTAtcctattgtttttatcattaGCGATGACAGAAACTTCAAAGGGCCAAGTCAGCTACGGAGGATCTTTTCAGATCACATCTTAGAGCATCAAGCGGTCAAAGTCGTCGAGTTTAACCAGGTATCCCTCACCACAACTCAGAAAATCCTGACGAAAATCTGCAAAGCGGAAGGACTGGCGTTTACCAAGGAGTACCttctttcaatttctgaaatgTGTCAAGGCGATATTCGTAATGCTATTctgacattacaatttgtgagtagGAAGACTGTTCTGAAATCGATCTCTCTTCCTCCTCCCAGCAAGAAAAAGCGGCAACTGAACCAACCGGAACCTGAGAGCCTCATCTATCGAGACGCCAACGAAAATCCGGCCGCGCAGCTCTATCACTTCATCGGCAAAGACCCCACTCTAGCCCTGTTTCACTGCGTCGGAAAGATCATGTACAAAAAAAGactcaaaaatgaagaaatttctgatgccCGCATCCCTGCTCGAGAACTGAGCCAGCATCCTGTTATTCCGGCCACCAGTCCATTGTATCGATTGCCTCTGAAGGCAAGCCCAGAGGCCATACAAGATATGTACAAAGACTTTCGCGAATCAGAAACTTTTGTCCAATTTCTGTACGAGAACTATGCTCGATTTGATCAAAACTTGGAAAGTGTTTGCCTGGCATCTGACTATCTCTCTATATCTGATATTCTGTCCAAAACATATGCCGACAAGGCTAGCCTGCAGGAATACTCAGGGTTGATTGCTATGAGAGGAATCCTGTTTTCCCATTCTGTACCCATTCAAAAAAACTACCAGGCATTCGTGAAACCTCAGTGCTTCGGCGCATCTCAAAAAATCAAGGAGAATACGCAGCTGATTAGCAGGGCGTACTGGTCAAGACTTGGAAGGCCCTTCGGATACGCGTTCTCTCGAGAGCAGCTATGCGGATTCCCGAGCAAAAAAGCACTGTTCACCGAGCTGGTTCCTTTCCAAGGGGCGATGTTTAAGGCAAAGTTCGGAAGTGCCGAAGCAAAGAAGAGCTGGGCTCGAGCGGATTACTTGCTTATTGAAGAAATGTGCTGCTACTCTGTACCTTCTCCGCGGCAGGCGCTTTTTCGTTCAGCGCATCAGGAAAGAGAGGACATCAGTCGGCCGAGGCAAATATTAGAGAACACCCCCTGTACGAGCGATTCTCTCTGGAAAATAGAGCAGAGCGACGGCAAGGAATTGGATGAGATAGAAGATGTTTGA